GATGCCGGATGAGCTGCGCTTCGTGGACCAGCGGATTTTCGGCGGGGTGTTCCTCACCGATCTGGTTCCCACGCCCGATGGCGCTCCCGGCGGCCTGTCCGAAACCGCGCTGCCGCTGGTGGCGCAGGAAGCCGCGCACATTGCGCGTGACCCGCTGGATCCGGCGTTTTCCTTTGATGAGTTCTACCGCCGGCTGCGGGGCAGGAAGACCGGGATCAAGCGTGCCCTGCTGGACCAAGGGCTGATTTCAGGCGTCGGCAATATTTATGCCGATGAATCCCTGTGGGCTGCACGGATGCACTTTGCCCGCCCCACGGACACCATGCGCAGGGCCGATGCGCTGCGGCTGGTCGAGGCTGCAAGGGACGTGATGACCCGGGCCCTGGCTGCGGGCGGCACCAGCTTCGATTCGCTCTACGTCAATGTCAACGGCGCGTCAGGGTATTTCTCCCGGTCCCTCAACGCCTACGGCCGCGAAGGTCTGCCCTGCCCGCGGTGTGAAGAGCTGGGGCTGCATACCCTGATCCGGCGGGATTCGTTTATGAACCGGTCTTCGTATTCCTGCCCGGTCTGCCAGCCGCGGCCCCGGAACGGGCGCTGGTAGGTTTCACTCCTTCCTTTAGGGAGCCAGCCGTTCCACGAACTGGACCGGATGCCCGTCGAAGTCCTCGACGAATGCAACGCTGAGTTTTCCATCCAGGAACGGGTGCGGTCCTTGAAGGCCTCTTGCTCCGGCGTCGAGCGCAGCGGCGTAGGCGGCTGCGGCGTCATCCGTCCAGAGCGTGAGGCACGCGCGGTGTCCGGCCGTGACCGGGGTGAGCCCGTGGGCTTCGGCCGCCGGTCCGGGCAGTGCGAGCCCGAGGTTGAAGCCTTCCAACGACATTTCTATTTTGACGGGCGCTGTCCCTGCGCCTGTTAGGCGGGATTCTTCCACGAAGCCGAGGGACGCGTAGAAGCGTGCCGCCCGCGCGACGTCGGCGACGAACAGGATGACCTGCGGATTGAAGATTTTCACGGCTGTCCTCGTCTCGGGCGTTGGAGTGCGCCCGTTCACGGCACCTTTGCGTACGGTAACAAATCCGGGTGGTATCCGTCGCCAAGCAGCCGGCGTCACACCGGGCGCGCTCCGGACGGGCATCCAGGGCCGGTCCCGCCACCAGCGTCAGGAACAGAAAAATTACGAAACTCTTGCAATCTTTTCGGAATTACGTAATTCTCTATTCATGACCCCACGAGACGACGCCCGGCTGGAGGCGTTGGAAGCACGCGTGGCAGCCCTGGAGCAACGCACGGAAGCCGCGGAGCCGACGTCGGCCGCGGACGGGGCAGACGTGTTCTGGGCCCTCGAAGGGGTGCGGAAGCGCCATCCCGAGCCGGGAGCCGTGCTGTTCGCCGGCACCGCCACGACCGGTGCCGGTGCCCACTTCGAGTACCAGTACGGGTTGGAGACCGGGCATCTGCTCGACGTCGACTGGACGCAGTTCGCTGACTCCCTTGCTTCCCTCGGCCATCCCGTCCGTCTGGCTGTGCTCCGGGCCGTTCTCGGCGGAACCGAGACCGTGGCAGATCTGGTGGAGGAACTGGGTTCCGGAACCTCCGGACAGATTTACCACCACGTTCACCAGCTGACCGCCTCGGGCTGGCTCGCACCGCACGCCCGGTCCCGCTACCAAATTCCGCCGGCCCGGGTCATCCCGCTGCTGGCGATTCTGACCGCTGCCTCCGGAGGTAACTGACATGTCCAGATACAGACGCAAGACCGTGGCCGTCCTTGCCGCTTCAGCTGTCCTGGCCTGCGGGCTCCTTGCTGCCCCGTGGACGCCGCGCCTGTCGACGCAGGTTTCGGGGGATGCAGCCCTCGCGGAGGCTGTCGGGCCCTTGCTGCAGACACCTGCCGATGCGGTCAGCGTGGCTTACCTGGAAGACGGCACTGTCCGGTTTGCCGGGTTCGGTGCAGACGAGCGGACCGAGTTCGAAATCGGTTCGGTGTCCAAGACGTTCACGGCAGCACTGCTGGCGGACGCCGTTGAGCGTGGTGAAGTGACCTTAGAGACCACTGTTGCCGAGATCCTGGGCCCTGAGCTGCGGGACCCGGAGGCCGAGATCGGCACAGTCACCCTGGCCGAGCTGGCCAGCCACCGTTCGGGGCTTCCCCGGCTTGCCACCAACACGCGAGCGCTGGTCTCCCTGGTCGCCGGAACGATGCTCCACCGCGACCCCTACACAGCCTCACCTGCGGAGGTGCTGGATCAGCCACTGTCTGCGTCCGTGGGAGGGAGGGGCACGGTGGAATACTCCAACCTCGGTTATGCCTTCCTTGGGCAATTGCTCGCCAAGGCAGCCGGGATGGAATACGCCGACCTGCTGCAGCAACGGATTCTCGGGCCATTGGGCATGAAGGACACGTACGTGCCGGTCACTCCTGAGAACCTGCGTTCCGGTGCTCCGACCGGGCGGGGGACAAGCGGACTGTCGGAGGCCGCCTGGACCGCCAACGGCACGGCACCGGCGGGTGGGATCCGCTCTACGGCAGCGGATATGTCGCTCTACCTCGAGGCGTTGCTGGCGGGGACGGCACCGGGTTCCGGCGCTCTGGACCCTCGTTGGGATACCGATGACGACGGCGAGCAGGTGGGCCTGGCATGGTTCACCTCCCTCTCCCCATCGAGTGGACAGGCAACGACGTGGCACAACGGCCAAACCGGAGGCTTTGCCGCTATGGCGGCGATGGACCGTGAGGCAGACAGGGCCGTGCTGGTCCTCTCCAATGTGGCTGCCGGACAGGAAGAAGCTGCGTTGGCTTTGCTGAAGGAAGGTCTCTAATGACATTCACCCTGATGTCCTGGATCCTCGCCGCCTGGCTGGTCCTGACCTGTTTGTCCGTGGCGGTCCCCGTCTGGAAACGGGCGGGCCAGCCTTCCGGTCCCAGCCGGAGGTCACTGCTGGCCGGTTTGATGGAAGCGGCTTCGCTCGCGGGCCTTTTGCGGCTGGTGGTGCCGTGGAGCCCAGGGCCGGTCGTCCTCTGGGTAGTGGCTATCGTCGCGCTCGCGGCGGCTGTTGCCGGTGCCGTTCTCCGCTGGCCGGACCTGCCGGGCCGGGGGTCTGAGTCTGTGGGCCCGGCGGGGGAGGCAGGCTCGGAGGCTTCGACGGGACCGGAGGACGCCGAGCAGGAGGCGTGGGATCACACCCGAAGGCCACAAGCCGCGGCCGCGAAGGCACTGCCGTCGGACCCGTCCCTGCAGCCGGGTCTCCCTGCGCGGGGAACCCCGCATTGGCCCGACACCGATAAGCCCGGCCGGAAGGTGAAGGCCGGGACGCCAGGCAGGAAGGTGAAGGCCGGGAAGTCCGGCCGGAAGGCGGCGGCCGGGAAGAAGAAGGAGCCGGGAAATCTTGCGTTGACCGGGCAGGCGGCCCTGCTGGTCGCCGTCATCGTCCTTTCTTTTCTAGTCGGTTAGGGAGGGTTTCGGCCGCGAGGGCATCGCCTGGAAGACCTGGAAAAAGACTCGATAAAACAGGTGGTGGAACAGGTATTTTTTCCCTAGAGCGTGTCTGGAATTCCCACTAGACTCGAACACATGTTCGAATCATTCCAGTCTCCAGCCTCTCCGCGGACCGGTGGAACCACTGCCGGGGCTGCGGTGGTGACTGCCTGGGTCGGGGTGCTGGGGGACCAGGCGGAAGGCCTGGCCGGCGGGGAGCCGGAGGACAGCGAACTCATCGACCGGATCAGGATCCTTGAGGAACTCAAAGCCGCAGCGTCGGCAGCTCAGGCCCGGGCTGCCGCCCAGTTCGATGCTTCGCAACGCCGGAAGCAGGCTAACGCCGGAGTACGGCGCGAGGATCTGGGCCGCGGCGTCGCATCCCAGATTGCCCTGGCCCGGAGGGAGTCACCGCACCGCGGTGGACGGCTGCTGGGGTTCGCAAAGGTCCTGACCACCGAGATGCCGTGCACCTTCCACGCACTGGCCCAAGGAAAGATCAATGAATGGCGGGCAACGCTGCTGGTCCGCGAGACCGCCTGTTTGAGCGTTGAAGATCGTCGCCGCGTGGATCAAGAGGTCGCGGGTAATCCCGAGGTGCTCGAAACGCTGGGGGACCGGCAGATCATTTCCCGTGCCCGGAGTGCCTCCTACCGGCTGGACCCGCAGGCAGCCATCAAGCGTGCAGCCAAAGCCGAATCCGAACGTTTTGTCTCCTGCCGTCCCGCACCGGACACCATGACCTACCTGACGGGACTGCTGCCGGTAGCCCAGGGGGTAGGCGTTTATGCCGCGCTGTCCCGTGAAGCGGACCGGCTGCGTGCGTCCGGGGATTCCCGGGGGCGGGGCCAGATTATGGCCGACACCCTGGTGGAGCGCGTGACCGGGCAGGCCGAGGCAGGCCAGATGAAGGTGGAAGTGCAGTTGGTGATGTCGGACCGGACGCTTCTGGGTTCAGGCTCAGAGCCGGCTGTGGTCCCCGGATACGGTCCCGTGCCGTCACAGTGGGCGCGGGATCTGGTCCGTGGCAGCGCTGGCCGGGACAAGCAGGCAAAACGCTGGATCCGCCGGCTCTATACCGAACCGGCCACCGGCGAACTAACCGCAATGGATTCCCGGGCACGCTTGTTCCCTCGATCGCTGGCACGCTTTATCGCAACACGGGACCAGACCTGCCGAATGCCGTGGTGCGGAGCGCCTATCCGGCATGTGGATCATGTCCGTCCACATCGGGACGGCGGGGATAGCAGTACCAAGAACGGGCAGGGACTGTGTGAGGCGTGCAATCAGGCAAAGGAAGCACCCGGTTGGAAGGCGTACTCGGTTGACCCGTCGGGAACTAATACACCGCACACCATCGAGACCACCACTCCGACCGGACATACCTATCGGTCAACGGCACCGCCGCTGCCTGGAGGCAAGGTCGAGGCCAGCAGAGGGAATCGGCTCGGAACGAATTCAAGGTCAGGAGCTCCTCCCGCCGAGGGCCTCCTGGAAGATTGCATAACCGACCTTATTTGGGCTGCCTAACCGTTCTGCCGAACCTTAGCGCCCGGAAAGCTCCGCAAGGATCCCGTCGGTAAAGGGAGGCCACACTTCCGCTGCCCAGGGACCGAAATCACGGTCCGTCAGGCACACGGCGGCAGCCTGAGCCTCCGGATCGACCCATAGGAAGGTGCCCGACTGGCCAAAGTGCCCGAAGGTGGCCGGCGAGCTGTTGGCACCGGTCCAGTGCGGAGACTTGTGGGCACGGATTTCGAAGCCGAGCCCCCAGTCATTTTCCTTCTGCCGGCCGAAACCGGGAAGCACCCCGGCCAGCCCGGGGAAGACCACCTGCGTGGCTTCGGTCAGCCGGCCGGGATCGGTGAGCGTGGGAGCCTGCAGCTCGGCAGCAAACCGGCTCAGGTCCGCAGCAGTGGAGACGGCACCGGCAGCAGGGGAGCCCTCTAACGCGGTGGCGGACATACCCAGCGGGACCAGCACGCCTTCCCGCAGGTATTCCCCAAATGCCATGCCCGTGGCCTGTTCCAGTGTCTCGCCAAGCACCTCAAAGCCGGCGTTGGAATACAGGCGGCGGGTGCCGGGGGTGTAGCGGACCGTGCGCTCGCCGAAGTCGTAGCCGCCGGAATGGGCCAGCAGGTGCCGCACGGTGGAACCCTCAGGCCCCGCAGGCTGGTCGAGTTCCAAGGCTCCCTCATCGAGGGACACGAGCACGGCGTAGGCACTGAGCAGCTTGGTGACGGATGCCAGTGGAAAGCGGCGGTCCTGGTCGCCGGCAGTGCCGAGCACCTTGCCGTCGGCGGCGACGACGGCGGCAGCGGTATGCTCCACCGGCCAGGACTCTATCT
This window of the Arthrobacter sp. zg-Y919 genome carries:
- the mutM gene encoding bifunctional DNA-formamidopyrimidine glycosylase/DNA-(apurinic or apyrimidinic site) lyase — translated: MPELPEVEVVRRGLASWVRGRTITGVEVVDPRSVRRHAAGPEDLKGNLEGAVVADVVRRGKFLWLPLLEGRSSSIVPSPAGTADDVVPSFALMAHLGMSGQLLMEDSALPDEKHLKVRFTLSPALDASGAAMPDELRFVDQRIFGGVFLTDLVPTPDGAPGGLSETALPLVAQEAAHIARDPLDPAFSFDEFYRRLRGRKTGIKRALLDQGLISGVGNIYADESLWAARMHFARPTDTMRRADALRLVEAARDVMTRALAAGGTSFDSLYVNVNGASGYFSRSLNAYGREGLPCPRCEELGLHTLIRRDSFMNRSSYSCPVCQPRPRNGRW
- a CDS encoding VOC family protein; translated protein: MKIFNPQVILFVADVARAARFYASLGFVEESRLTGAGTAPVKIEMSLEGFNLGLALPGPAAEAHGLTPVTAGHRACLTLWTDDAAAAYAAALDAGARGLQGPHPFLDGKLSVAFVEDFDGHPVQFVERLAP
- a CDS encoding helix-turn-helix domain-containing protein is translated as MTPRDDARLEALEARVAALEQRTEAAEPTSAADGADVFWALEGVRKRHPEPGAVLFAGTATTGAGAHFEYQYGLETGHLLDVDWTQFADSLASLGHPVRLAVLRAVLGGTETVADLVEELGSGTSGQIYHHVHQLTASGWLAPHARSRYQIPPARVIPLLAILTAASGGN
- a CDS encoding serine hydrolase domain-containing protein, whose translation is MSRYRRKTVAVLAASAVLACGLLAAPWTPRLSTQVSGDAALAEAVGPLLQTPADAVSVAYLEDGTVRFAGFGADERTEFEIGSVSKTFTAALLADAVERGEVTLETTVAEILGPELRDPEAEIGTVTLAELASHRSGLPRLATNTRALVSLVAGTMLHRDPYTASPAEVLDQPLSASVGGRGTVEYSNLGYAFLGQLLAKAAGMEYADLLQQRILGPLGMKDTYVPVTPENLRSGAPTGRGTSGLSEAAWTANGTAPAGGIRSTAADMSLYLEALLAGTAPGSGALDPRWDTDDDGEQVGLAWFTSLSPSSGQATTWHNGQTGGFAAMAAMDREADRAVLVLSNVAAGQEEAALALLKEGL
- a CDS encoding HNH endonuclease signature motif containing protein, whose amino-acid sequence is MFESFQSPASPRTGGTTAGAAVVTAWVGVLGDQAEGLAGGEPEDSELIDRIRILEELKAAASAAQARAAAQFDASQRRKQANAGVRREDLGRGVASQIALARRESPHRGGRLLGFAKVLTTEMPCTFHALAQGKINEWRATLLVRETACLSVEDRRRVDQEVAGNPEVLETLGDRQIISRARSASYRLDPQAAIKRAAKAESERFVSCRPAPDTMTYLTGLLPVAQGVGVYAALSREADRLRASGDSRGRGQIMADTLVERVTGQAEAGQMKVEVQLVMSDRTLLGSGSEPAVVPGYGPVPSQWARDLVRGSAGRDKQAKRWIRRLYTEPATGELTAMDSRARLFPRSLARFIATRDQTCRMPWCGAPIRHVDHVRPHRDGGDSSTKNGQGLCEACNQAKEAPGWKAYSVDPSGTNTPHTIETTTPTGHTYRSTAPPLPGGKVEASRGNRLGTNSRSGAPPAEGLLEDCITDLIWAA
- a CDS encoding serine hydrolase domain-containing protein, translated to MKSLQKIESWPVEHTAAAVVAADGKVLGTAGDQDRRFPLASVTKLLSAYAVLVSLDEGALELDQPAGPEGSTVRHLLAHSGGYDFGERTVRYTPGTRRLYSNAGFEVLGETLEQATGMAFGEYLREGVLVPLGMSATALEGSPAAGAVSTAADLSRFAAELQAPTLTDPGRLTEATQVVFPGLAGVLPGFGRQKENDWGLGFEIRAHKSPHWTGANSSPATFGHFGQSGTFLWVDPEAQAAAVCLTDRDFGPWAAEVWPPFTDGILAELSGR